In one Cyclopterus lumpus isolate fCycLum1 chromosome 24, fCycLum1.pri, whole genome shotgun sequence genomic region, the following are encoded:
- the mrps10 gene encoding probable 28S ribosomal protein S10, mitochondrial: MAAPMALRRQLFDLTRILGGISHLGPRAVGACSGHRPCNIIRSRLPLASSTSFHTTTVFSSTPSSITVTEEADTLFQKVSLLVKGHDRSVLDSYELFATMAAKELNITINEVHEHPKDMDRFTLLKSVHIFKNHRVQYEMRTHYRCIELSHITGCTAQVYLEYVQRNLPEGVAMAVTKTAMEKVPDHILEPMWEDHPIDDKLSQ, translated from the exons ATGGCCGCCCCCATGGCTCTCAGACGACAATTGTTTGATCTTACAAGGATACTTGGAGGAATCTCACATTTG GGACCCAGGGCTGTGGGTGCCTGCTCAGGTCACAGGCCATGTAATATAATCAG GTCCCGTCTCCCATTGGCATCCAGCACTTCCTTCCACACGACAACAGTGTTTTCATCTACGCCTTCATCG ATCACCGTCACAGAAGAGGCCGACACACTGTTTCAGAAGGTCTCACTGTTGGTCAAAGGTCATGACAGATCTGTGTTGGACAGCTATGAGTTGTTTGCCACTATGGCCGCTAAAGAGCTGAACATCACCATCAACGAAGT TCATGAACATCCCAAGGACATGGATAGGTTCACACTCCTAAAGTCGGTTCACATCTTCAAAAATCACAGGGTCCAGTATGAGATGAGGACACACTACCGGTGCATTGAG CTGTCTCATATAACAGGCTGCACAGCACAGGTATACCTTGAATACGTCCAGAGGAACCTCCCTGAAGGTGTAGCCATGGCGGTGACAAAG ACCGCCATGGAGAAGGTTCCAGATCACATCCTTGAACCTATGTGGGAGGACCACCCCATTGATGACAAGCTCAGCCAGTGA